In Fibrobacter sp. UWB5, a single window of DNA contains:
- a CDS encoding family 43 glycosylhydrolase produces MGWFKSLGIALFSSCAVYAVTVNNPIMYVDSPDPSIVRVDDAYYMVTTTMHFAPGVPVFKSTDLAQWRTVGYAYQTLTNNNKMNLNGDDAYGKGSWASSIRYHKGFFYVLTPSYTTGKTHLYKTADVESGQWSEVQLPFYHDPSLFFDDDGTVWVFYGSGDQISYVQLNDDASGVKQGGKSGKLGGVSVNQATGKSGYIVQQEGSHMEKVNGEYYLFTISWPNGSCRTEVVYRSKSLLSGYTGRVFLADNGVAQGGIFDTPEGKWYALLFRDSGPVGRMSHLVPMEWKDGWPVPTSGSKAPSTIDLPETPLPGYGMVTSDDFESSELALEWQFNHNPDNKNWSLSANPGFYRITTSRTDSRVVTAKNTLTQRSFGPKSSGRTLVDGTGMKDGDMAGLVALQDDKGFVALAKDGGSYKVVMYTGNKNGESLKDSKAISGSKVYLRIDFDLPIDRGTAYFYYSTDGNTWSKIGSDVKLNYDLHMFVGVRWGLFNFATKQAGGYADFDWFKVGTDVNDEIYLDGAGSEPVPQTPFCAAGENCPAVALPGKIEAENFDVPGKGKDGTSYYDADSENHGDSDYRKGTGVDLYKKATGVIVGYNSEGDWLEYTVNVKDAGDYTMFAAVAAAGSTSSFKLSLDGKDITEEIAVPAASSGEENYDDYNKVKANVTLPAGEHVLRFTVTGAWLDIDYFTFVKGANATDPEPIDPTGIANAVRYDVQAEQVYRVYGLNGNFVGSVFATSASEAQSKVRAMVSEKGVYLIRAKNGMVHRFTVTK; encoded by the coding sequence CGCTGTAACAGTCAACAATCCGATTATGTATGTCGACAGCCCGGACCCCTCGATTGTCCGCGTTGACGACGCCTATTACATGGTCACGACGACCATGCATTTTGCCCCGGGCGTGCCTGTTTTTAAGAGCACGGATTTGGCCCAGTGGCGCACGGTGGGGTATGCCTACCAGACTCTCACCAATAACAACAAGATGAACTTGAATGGCGATGATGCCTACGGTAAGGGCTCCTGGGCATCGAGCATCCGTTACCACAAGGGATTTTTCTACGTGCTGACCCCGTCTTACACGACGGGCAAGACGCACCTTTACAAAACCGCCGACGTGGAAAGTGGCCAGTGGTCCGAAGTGCAGCTCCCGTTCTACCACGATCCTTCTCTGTTCTTCGATGACGACGGCACCGTGTGGGTGTTTTACGGCAGCGGCGACCAGATCAGCTATGTGCAGTTGAATGACGATGCGAGCGGCGTCAAGCAGGGCGGCAAGAGCGGCAAGCTTGGCGGTGTGAGCGTGAACCAGGCAACCGGTAAGAGCGGCTATATTGTGCAGCAGGAAGGCTCGCACATGGAAAAGGTGAACGGCGAATACTACCTGTTCACGATTTCCTGGCCGAATGGCTCCTGCCGTACCGAAGTGGTTTACCGTTCCAAGAGCCTGCTTTCGGGCTATACCGGTAGGGTGTTCTTGGCCGATAACGGCGTTGCGCAGGGTGGCATTTTCGATACTCCCGAGGGCAAGTGGTATGCACTTTTGTTCCGCGATTCCGGCCCGGTTGGCCGTATGTCGCACCTGGTCCCGATGGAATGGAAGGACGGCTGGCCGGTCCCGACTAGCGGCTCCAAGGCTCCCTCCACAATTGACTTGCCCGAAACTCCGCTCCCGGGCTACGGCATGGTGACTTCTGATGACTTTGAATCTAGTGAACTTGCTCTCGAATGGCAGTTCAACCATAACCCCGATAACAAGAACTGGAGCTTGTCTGCAAATCCGGGCTTCTACCGCATTACTACGAGTCGCACCGATAGCCGCGTGGTGACTGCGAAGAACACCTTGACACAGCGTTCCTTTGGCCCCAAGAGTTCTGGCCGTACGCTTGTTGATGGCACCGGCATGAAGGATGGCGATATGGCTGGCCTCGTTGCCCTGCAGGACGACAAGGGCTTTGTGGCGCTCGCTAAAGATGGCGGTAGCTACAAGGTGGTGATGTACACCGGAAACAAGAATGGTGAAAGCCTGAAGGATAGCAAGGCGATTTCTGGTTCCAAGGTTTACCTGCGAATTGATTTTGACTTGCCGATTGACCGCGGCACCGCCTACTTCTACTACAGTACCGATGGCAATACTTGGTCAAAAATCGGTAGCGACGTGAAGCTCAATTACGACCTCCACATGTTCGTGGGCGTCCGTTGGGGCCTCTTCAACTTTGCGACCAAGCAGGCCGGTGGTTACGCAGACTTTGATTGGTTCAAGGTCGGTACCGACGTGAACGATGAAATTTATCTCGATGGCGCTGGCTCTGAACCTGTTCCGCAGACTCCGTTCTGCGCTGCTGGTGAAAATTGCCCTGCCGTTGCGCTCCCGGGCAAGATCGAAGCAGAAAACTTCGACGTTCCGGGCAAGGGTAAAGATGGCACCTCTTACTATGACGCCGATTCCGAAAACCACGGCGATAGCGATTACCGCAAGGGCACGGGCGTTGACCTTTACAAGAAGGCGACCGGCGTCATTGTGGGCTACAACAGCGAAGGCGACTGGCTCGAATACACCGTGAACGTAAAGGATGCAGGTGATTACACCATGTTCGCGGCTGTTGCTGCGGCTGGCTCTACCTCGAGCTTCAAGCTCTCCTTGGATGGCAAGGACATTACCGAAGAAATCGCGGTGCCGGCAGCAAGCTCCGGCGAAGAGAATTACGACGATTACAACAAGGTGAAGGCCAATGTAACGCTCCCTGCGGGCGAACATGTGCTCCGCTTTACGGTTACTGGCGCCTGGCTCGATATTGACTACTTCACATTCGTGAAGGGCGCAAACGCTACGGACCCGGAACCGATTGATCCGACGGGTATCGCAAATGCAGTGCGCTACGATGTGCAGGCCGAACAGGTTTACCGCGTGTATGGCCTGAACGGAAACTTTGTGGGCTCCGTGTTTGCGACAAGTGCAAGCGAGGCTCAGTCTAAGGTGCGCGCCATGGTTTCGGAAAAGGGCGTGTACCTGATTAGAGCGAAGAATGGGATGGTTCATCGCTTTACGGTAACGAAGTAA